From a region of the Procambarus clarkii isolate CNS0578487 chromosome 18, FALCON_Pclarkii_2.0, whole genome shotgun sequence genome:
- the Bet5 gene encoding LOW QUALITY PROTEIN: trafficking protein particle complex subunit 1 (The sequence of the model RefSeq protein was modified relative to this genomic sequence to represent the inferred CDS: deleted 1 base in 1 codon) has product MTIYNFYLFDREGQLLHYAEWIRKKQSGMARDEEAKLMYGMIFSIKSFVTKVSPVDLREGYLTYTTNKYRLNLYETPSRYKFILNTDIHAQGIKELLHQIYTQVFVEYVVCNPLCPLTKPIESELFAAKLEEVVKQSPAYASRPA; this is encoded by the exons ATGACAATTTACAACTTCTAC TTGTTTGATCGTGAAGGCCAGCTTCTGCATTATGCTGAATGGATACGCAAGAAGCAGTCTGGAATGGCAAGAGATGAG GAAGCTAAGCTGATGTATGGAATGATATTCTCTATCAAATCATTTGTTACAAAG GTCTCCCCTGTGGATCTGCGAGAGGGCTACCTTACATACACCACCAACAAGTACCGCCTCAACCTTTACGAGACACCATCACGATACAAGTTCATCCTTAATACTGATATCCATGCTCAGGGTATAAAAGAGCTTCTTCATCAGATATACACACAA GTGTTCGTGGAGTATGTAGTCTGCAATCCACTATGTCCACTCACTAAACCTATTGAGAGTGAATTATTTGCTGCTAAActtgaagaagttgttaaacaaagTCCTGCATATGCATCAAGACCAGCATAA